The Paeniglutamicibacter sulfureus genome includes a region encoding these proteins:
- a CDS encoding MFS transporter: MLALYLASGLMLATLVSRLPSVRDALGLSHGEVGLLLLCMTAGSFASVSVSGFVVMRLGSKRTLVLAASLTAVALAMVGVAAAGLHSLVLTGTALGLLGAGNAAWNVSSNVQGAAMERALGVPIMPVLHGFFSVGTVLGAAAGALGAALQLSISWHFAAMSAAVLAIIFTGTRTFRPDATNAGSGHSNRSLLADAWREPRTLVLGVLVLGMALAEGAAGDWVALALSDGYGAINSVGAIGYGVFVTAMTLARLGGGFVLARLGRVVVIRISAASTLVGLLLFVFGPSLHTAFAALVFWGLGVALSFPVAMTAASDDPMRAAARVSVVSTIGYGAFLGGPPLLGLLADRVGLLHALGYVGILVVISFFLAPAAGPRKAAAVAAPATTNTEH, from the coding sequence GTGCTGGCGCTGTACCTGGCCTCCGGGCTGATGCTCGCCACGCTGGTCTCCCGGCTGCCCTCGGTGCGCGACGCGCTGGGGCTGAGCCACGGCGAGGTCGGCCTGCTGCTGCTGTGCATGACCGCCGGCTCCTTCGCCTCGGTCTCGGTTTCCGGGTTCGTGGTCATGCGCCTGGGGTCCAAGCGAACCCTGGTGCTCGCCGCCTCGCTGACCGCCGTGGCACTTGCCATGGTGGGCGTCGCGGCGGCGGGGCTGCACTCGCTGGTGCTCACCGGGACGGCACTGGGCCTCCTGGGTGCCGGCAACGCCGCGTGGAACGTGTCCTCCAACGTCCAGGGCGCGGCCATGGAACGGGCCCTGGGGGTGCCGATCATGCCGGTGCTGCACGGCTTCTTCTCCGTGGGCACCGTGCTGGGCGCCGCGGCCGGGGCCCTGGGAGCGGCGCTGCAGCTGTCCATTTCCTGGCACTTCGCGGCCATGTCCGCGGCCGTGTTGGCCATCATCTTCACCGGCACCAGGACTTTTAGGCCCGACGCCACCAACGCCGGCAGCGGGCACTCCAACAGGTCGCTGCTGGCCGATGCCTGGCGCGAACCGCGCACGCTGGTGCTCGGCGTACTGGTCCTCGGCATGGCGCTGGCCGAGGGCGCCGCGGGGGACTGGGTAGCCCTGGCCCTGTCCGACGGCTATGGGGCCATCAACTCCGTGGGCGCCATCGGCTACGGGGTCTTCGTCACCGCGATGACCCTGGCCCGCCTCGGCGGCGGGTTCGTCCTGGCCCGGCTGGGACGCGTGGTGGTCATCCGGATCTCCGCTGCTTCCACCCTGGTCGGCCTGCTGCTCTTCGTCTTCGGCCCTTCCCTGCACACGGCCTTCGCGGCCCTGGTCTTCTGGGGCCTGGGGGTGGCGCTGAGCTTCCCGGTGGCCATGACCGCGGCATCGGATGACCCGATGCGCGCCGCGGCCCGGGTCTCGGTGGTCTCCACCATCGGCTACGGCGCCTTTCTGGGCGGCCCGCCGCTGCTGGGCCTGCTGGCGGACCGCGTCGGGCTGCTGCACGCCCTGGGCTACGTGGGCATCCTCGTGGTCATCTCCTTTTTCCTGGCCCCGGCCGCCGGTCCCCGCAAGGCCGCCGCCGTGGCGGCACCCGCAACCACCAACACCGAACACTAA
- a CDS encoding MaoC family dehydratase yields MPDFDTLEKGQPIGTTTIFVNRADLVRYAGASGDFNPIHWNERFATEVGLPGVIAHGMFTMGSAVQLVSDWAGNPGAVIDYQTRFTKPVPVADPAGSNPSDFEGTAIEIAGTIGALDAEARTARVDLTVSVDGTKVLVKAQAVVQL; encoded by the coding sequence ATGCCAGACTTTGACACCCTTGAAAAGGGCCAGCCCATCGGCACCACCACCATCTTCGTGAACCGCGCCGACCTGGTGCGCTATGCCGGGGCCTCGGGGGACTTCAACCCCATCCACTGGAACGAGCGCTTCGCCACCGAGGTCGGGCTGCCGGGGGTCATCGCCCACGGCATGTTCACCATGGGCTCCGCAGTCCAGCTGGTTTCCGACTGGGCGGGGAACCCCGGGGCCGTCATCGACTACCAGACCCGCTTCACCAAGCCCGTCCCGGTGGCAGACCCTGCAGGGTCCAACCCGTCGGACTTCGAAGGCACCGCCATCGAGATCGCCGGCACCATCGGCGCTCTTGACGCCGAGGCCCGCACCGCGCGCGTGGACCTGACCGTCAGCGTCGATGGCACCAAGGTGCTGGTCAAGGCCCAGGCCGTGGTGCAACTCTGA
- a CDS encoding dihydrofolate reductase, protein MSNTNQSAGHRAETTTSERIGMIWAEAADGIIGAGGTMPWSLPEDLAHFKRTTIGHPVIMGRKTWESFPEKFRPLPGRTNIVITRDASLHGALRAAGAVPVGSTDQALKAARAAEGAEEIWVIGGGEIYAALADGAHLAIKTVINASPKGDTKAPALDSAWTKLLSDPDSGWLTAANGTEYRVEAWERKS, encoded by the coding sequence ATGAGCAACACGAACCAGAGCGCCGGACACCGCGCCGAAACCACCACAAGCGAGCGCATCGGCATGATCTGGGCCGAGGCCGCTGACGGCATCATCGGTGCCGGCGGCACCATGCCGTGGTCCCTGCCCGAGGACCTGGCGCACTTCAAGCGCACCACCATCGGCCACCCGGTGATCATGGGCCGCAAGACCTGGGAATCCTTCCCGGAGAAGTTCCGCCCGTTGCCCGGACGCACCAACATCGTAATCACCCGTGACGCATCCCTCCATGGCGCACTGCGCGCCGCCGGCGCGGTTCCCGTTGGATCCACCGACCAGGCCCTGAAGGCAGCGCGGGCTGCCGAAGGCGCGGAGGAAATCTGGGTCATCGGCGGCGGCGAGATCTACGCCGCGCTCGCCGATGGCGCCCACCTGGCCATCAAGACCGTGATCAATGCCAGCCCCAAGGGCGATACCAAGGCCCCGGCCCTGGACTCGGCATGGACGAAGTTGCTTTCGGATCCCGATTCCGGATGGCTGACGGCTGCCAACGGCACCGAGTACCGCGTCGAGGCGTGGGAGCGGAAGTCATGA
- a CDS encoding NF038396 family protein, giving the protein MKEALKALKTNPEALFVIGYMLFPLFALIFAGLGLFLVLTGSKIMGLILLLVFTQVFAFGSLKLVGMRKALLAGGNK; this is encoded by the coding sequence ATGAAGGAAGCCCTCAAGGCACTGAAGACCAACCCCGAGGCGCTCTTTGTAATCGGGTACATGCTCTTCCCGCTCTTCGCCCTCATTTTTGCCGGGCTGGGCCTTTTCCTGGTCCTCACGGGATCCAAGATCATGGGCCTGATCCTGCTGCTGGTCTTCACCCAGGTCTTTGCCTTCGGCTCCCTCAAATTGGTGGGCATGCGCAAGGCCCTGCTGGCCGGCGGCAACAAATAG
- the asd gene encoding aspartate-semialdehyde dehydrogenase has protein sequence MTSSVGFVGYRGMVGSVLMQRMQDEGDFANLDPVFFSTSNAGGAAPAFADGAPALQDAYDIDTLAKLPIIVTAQGGDYTQKVHASLRSRGWDGLWIDAASTLRMNDDSVIVLDPINRNVIDASLAAGTKDFVGGNCTVSCMLMGLGGLFKNGLVEWSTSMTYQAASGGGARHMRELLTQFGDINSHVASELDDPASAILEIDRKVLAAQRGGLDATQFGVPLAGSLIPWIDADLGNGQSKEEWKAGVETNKILGNTEANKVVVDGLCVRIGAMRSHSQALTLKLTEDLSVAEIEKLLSEDNEWATVVPNTKEATVDALTPVAASGTLDIPVGRIRKLEMGPEYISAFTVGDQLLWGAAEPLRRMLAIAQGRL, from the coding sequence ATGACTTCATCCGTTGGCTTTGTCGGTTACCGCGGCATGGTTGGCTCCGTCCTGATGCAACGCATGCAGGACGAGGGCGACTTCGCGAATCTCGACCCCGTATTCTTTTCCACGTCCAACGCGGGCGGTGCAGCCCCGGCTTTTGCCGACGGCGCACCCGCGCTGCAGGATGCCTATGACATCGACACCCTGGCCAAGTTGCCAATCATCGTCACCGCCCAGGGCGGGGACTACACCCAGAAGGTCCACGCTTCGCTGCGCTCGCGCGGCTGGGACGGGCTGTGGATCGACGCCGCCTCCACGCTGCGCATGAACGACGATTCGGTGATCGTGCTTGATCCGATCAACCGCAACGTCATCGACGCGTCGCTGGCCGCCGGCACCAAGGACTTTGTGGGCGGCAACTGCACCGTCTCCTGCATGCTGATGGGTCTGGGCGGACTGTTCAAGAACGGTCTGGTCGAGTGGAGCACCTCGATGACCTACCAGGCTGCTTCCGGCGGCGGCGCCCGCCACATGCGCGAACTGCTGACCCAGTTTGGCGACATCAACAGCCACGTCGCCTCCGAACTCGACGACCCGGCCTCCGCAATCCTGGAGATCGACAGGAAGGTCCTCGCAGCCCAGCGCGGCGGCCTGGACGCCACCCAGTTCGGTGTCCCGCTGGCAGGCTCGCTGATCCCGTGGATCGACGCGGACCTGGGCAATGGCCAGTCCAAGGAAGAGTGGAAAGCCGGGGTCGAAACCAACAAGATCCTGGGCAACACCGAGGCCAACAAGGTCGTCGTGGACGGCTTGTGCGTCCGGATCGGCGCCATGCGCTCGCACTCACAGGCACTGACCCTCAAACTCACCGAGGATCTGTCGGTCGCCGAGATCGAGAAGCTGCTGTCCGAGGACAACGAGTGGGCCACGGTCGTGCCCAACACCAAGGAAGCCACCGTTGACGCGCTGACCCCCGTCGCCGCTTCCGGCACGCTGGACATCCCGGTGGGCCGCATCCGCAAGCTGGAAATGGGCCCGGAGTACATCTCGGCCTTCACCGTGGGCGACCAGTTGCTCTGGGGCGCCGCGGAACCACTGCGCCGCATGCTGGCCATTGCCCAGGGCCGACTCTAA
- a CDS encoding winged helix DNA-binding domain-containing protein, producing the protein MAAPPHHPTPVQRNAVARLRLAAQGLLPGIPAATLPVPATTPADVVAALGMMQAQDLPQACWAVGVRLPGAGLSRIHAALADGSVIRCWGARGTLMLIDPRLHGSLLAVTAQRMNAKMAGTRAQEDITEAELGRLADVARERCAGTGATRAELLRAFEDAGSSIEGQRGYHLIVAVSLRGVIVQGPMEPGSETRQLFMAAGSWLPETEPHPDAGAALAMLVRGYFDSHGPATVADCAWWLGLPLTPVRAAVAALDPVLGSAELGGDTFHFAARHRERWEHPPGARSVLALPGFDEFLLGYRDRSVTLPEEHTQVVTPGKNGIFLRTVVAGGETIGTWEVENSGKARYARFVPFAGEPTPARARAVAARMDLYLRFRNA; encoded by the coding sequence ATGGCAGCCCCACCGCACCACCCCACCCCTGTGCAACGCAACGCCGTGGCGCGCCTGCGCCTGGCCGCCCAGGGGCTGCTGCCCGGAATCCCGGCCGCGACCCTGCCGGTCCCGGCAACCACGCCCGCGGACGTGGTCGCCGCGCTGGGCATGATGCAGGCCCAAGACCTGCCCCAGGCCTGCTGGGCCGTGGGGGTCCGCCTGCCCGGCGCCGGGCTGAGCCGGATCCACGCGGCCCTGGCCGACGGGTCGGTCATCCGCTGCTGGGGCGCCCGCGGTACGCTGATGCTCATCGATCCGCGGCTGCACGGTTCGCTGCTGGCCGTGACCGCGCAGCGGATGAACGCCAAGATGGCCGGCACCCGGGCGCAGGAAGACATCACCGAGGCCGAGCTCGGCAGGCTGGCCGATGTGGCCCGTGAGCGCTGCGCAGGGACCGGCGCCACGCGTGCCGAATTGCTCCGTGCCTTCGAGGATGCCGGGTCGAGCATCGAGGGGCAGCGCGGCTACCACCTGATCGTGGCCGTGAGCCTGCGCGGGGTCATCGTCCAGGGCCCCATGGAACCCGGAAGCGAGACCCGGCAGTTGTTCATGGCCGCCGGGTCCTGGCTTCCGGAGACAGAGCCACATCCCGACGCCGGTGCGGCACTGGCGATGCTGGTGCGCGGCTACTTCGATTCCCACGGCCCCGCGACCGTTGCCGACTGCGCGTGGTGGCTCGGCCTGCCCCTGACCCCGGTGCGTGCCGCCGTGGCGGCGCTGGACCCGGTGCTGGGCAGTGCGGAGCTGGGCGGGGACACCTTCCATTTTGCCGCTCGGCACCGGGAACGCTGGGAGCATCCGCCGGGGGCACGCAGCGTTCTCGCGCTGCCCGGGTTTGACGAGTTCCTGCTCGGTTACCGGGACCGCTCGGTGACCCTGCCGGAGGAACACACGCAGGTGGTGACGCCGGGGAAGAACGGGATCTTCCTGCGCACCGTGGTAGCAGGCGGGGAAACCATTGGCACCTGGGAAGTGGAGAATTCCGGGAAGGCACGTTATGCCAGGTTCGTGCCTTTCGCCGGGGAACCGACTCCTGCCCGCGCCAGGGCGGTCGCCGCCCGGATGGACTTATACCTAAGGTTCCGCAACGCCTAG
- a CDS encoding FAS1-like dehydratase domain-containing protein: MSINPELAGRIYPAQDPYVVGREKIREFAAAVKATHRAHYDLDAAAKLGHKDLLAPPTFAIIVAQQADAQLIADPASGIDFSRVVHADQRFTHHRPIVAGDELLAELHVDTVRAMGGGAMITTRSEITTAAGDKVATTVSSLLVRGEDQ, from the coding sequence ATGAGCATCAATCCCGAACTGGCGGGCCGGATCTACCCGGCCCAGGACCCCTACGTGGTGGGCCGCGAAAAGATCCGCGAATTCGCGGCAGCGGTCAAGGCCACCCACCGGGCGCACTACGACCTGGACGCCGCGGCGAAACTCGGCCACAAGGACCTTTTGGCCCCGCCGACCTTCGCCATCATCGTGGCGCAGCAGGCCGATGCCCAGCTCATCGCCGATCCCGCCAGCGGCATCGACTTCTCCCGCGTGGTCCACGCCGACCAGCGCTTCACCCACCACCGCCCGATCGTCGCCGGCGACGAGCTGCTGGCCGAACTGCACGTGGACACCGTGCGCGCCATGGGTGGCGGGGCCATGATCACCACCCGCTCCGAAATCACCACGGCGGCCGGCGACAAGGTCGCCACCACCGTTTCCTCGCTCCTGGTACGCGGAGAGGACCAGTAA